The Sesamum indicum cultivar Zhongzhi No. 13 linkage group LG2, S_indicum_v1.0, whole genome shotgun sequence genome contains a region encoding:
- the LOC105178246 gene encoding protein PIN-LIKES 3 isoform X2, translating into MSLLDLFRASSIPVLKVLLVTGLGSYLARDRIDILGDDARKHLNNIVFFVFSPALVSSNLAKTITYDSMVKLWFMPINILLTFIIGTILGWGVIQITRTPFHLRGLVIGCCAAGNLGNLLLIIIPAVCKERASPFGNADVCYEHGMAYASLSMAIGAIYLWSYVYNIVRVSSSKSSNEVKASDLSVRAEDCESGLSQPQEKIENEPYLNKTELSERNAEETEEATRGSPVKVSGSDKIKQRLETLFKQMHLKRLFAPSTIGAIVGFVVGLEPQIRKLMIGDAAPLRVIQDTALLLGDGAIPAVTLVMGGNLLKGLKGSGIQKSIILGILIVRYVALPLIGIGVVKGAQKLGLVHDNPLYRFVLLLQFSLPPAMNIGTMTQLFGLGESECSVIMLWCYALASVFLTLWSMLFLWLVS; encoded by the exons ATGAGTCTCTTGGATCTCTTTCGTGCTTCATCAATTCCTGTCTTGAAAGTGCTTTTGGTGACTGGGTTGGGATCATATCTTGCACGAGATCGCATTGACATTCTGGGAGATGATGCAAGAAAGCATTTGAATAAT ATTGTATTCTTTGTGTTTAGTCCGGCACTCGTTTCCAGCAACTTAGCCAAGACAATAACGTACGACAGCATGGTTAAGTT GTGGTTCATGCCTATTAACATCCTTTTAACGTTCATAATTGGTACAATTCTTGGTTGGGGGGTCATTCAAATTACGAGAACTCCGTTCCATCTCCGAGGACTTGTTATTGGTTGTTGTGCCGCAG GCAACTTGGGAAACTTGCTTCTCATTATAATCCCAGCAGTTTGTAAAGAGAGAGCAAGCCCGTTTGGGAATGCTGATGTTTGCTATGAACACGGAATGGCCTATGCCTCACTCTCAATGGCT ATTGGAGCTATTTATTTGTGGTCATATGTTTATAACATTGTCAGAGTATCGTCAAGTAAGAGCTCAAATGAAGTCAAAGCAAGCGACTTGTCTGTCA GAGCTGAAGACTGCGAAAGTGGATTGTCTCAGCCGcaagaaaaaattgagaatgagCCTTAC CTGAATAAAACCGAACTGAGTGAAAGGAATGCAGAAGAAACGGAAGAAGCTACCCGTGGCTCCCCCGTTAAG GTGTCTGGTTCAGATAAAATAAAGCAACGGCTAGAGACTCTCTTCAAGCAAATGCACCTGAAGAGACTATTTGCTCCATCAACAATCGGAGCG ATTGTTGGATTTGTGGTTGGACTTGAACCTCAAATTCGAAAACTGATGATCGGTGATGCAGCTCCTCTCCGTGTAATCCAGGATACTGCACTCTTGCTTGG GGATGGAGCTATTCCAGCCGTCACACTGGTCATGGGTGGGAACCTTTTAAAAG GTTTAAAAGGTTCAGGAATTCAGAAGTCCATTATTTTAGGCATTCTTATTGTTCGATATGTCGCCCTGCCTCTGATAGGCATTGGCGTTGTTAAAGGGGCACAAAAATTAGGCTTGGTGCATGATAATCCATTATATCGATTTGTTCTTCTGCTGCAGTTTTCACTTCCCCCTGCGATGAACATAG GAACAATGACTCAGTTGTTTGGGCTTGGAGAGAGTGAATGCTCTGTTATTATGCTATGGTGTTATGCGTTGGCTTCTGTATTCCTCACGTTGTGGTCGATGTTGTTCCTATGGCTGGTTTCTTGA
- the LOC105178246 gene encoding protein PIN-LIKES 3 isoform X1 has translation MSLLDLFRASSIPVLKVLLVTGLGSYLARDRIDILGDDARKHLNNIVFFVFSPALVSSNLAKTITYDSMVKLWFMPINILLTFIIGTILGWGVIQITRTPFHLRGLVIGCCAAGNLGNLLLIIIPAVCKERASPFGNADVCYEHGMAYASLSMAIGAIYLWSYVYNIVRVSSSKSSNEVKASDLSVRAEDCESGLSQPQEKIENEPYQLNKTELSERNAEETEEATRGSPVKVSGSDKIKQRLETLFKQMHLKRLFAPSTIGAIVGFVVGLEPQIRKLMIGDAAPLRVIQDTALLLGDGAIPAVTLVMGGNLLKGLKGSGIQKSIILGILIVRYVALPLIGIGVVKGAQKLGLVHDNPLYRFVLLLQFSLPPAMNIGTMTQLFGLGESECSVIMLWCYALASVFLTLWSMLFLWLVS, from the exons ATGAGTCTCTTGGATCTCTTTCGTGCTTCATCAATTCCTGTCTTGAAAGTGCTTTTGGTGACTGGGTTGGGATCATATCTTGCACGAGATCGCATTGACATTCTGGGAGATGATGCAAGAAAGCATTTGAATAAT ATTGTATTCTTTGTGTTTAGTCCGGCACTCGTTTCCAGCAACTTAGCCAAGACAATAACGTACGACAGCATGGTTAAGTT GTGGTTCATGCCTATTAACATCCTTTTAACGTTCATAATTGGTACAATTCTTGGTTGGGGGGTCATTCAAATTACGAGAACTCCGTTCCATCTCCGAGGACTTGTTATTGGTTGTTGTGCCGCAG GCAACTTGGGAAACTTGCTTCTCATTATAATCCCAGCAGTTTGTAAAGAGAGAGCAAGCCCGTTTGGGAATGCTGATGTTTGCTATGAACACGGAATGGCCTATGCCTCACTCTCAATGGCT ATTGGAGCTATTTATTTGTGGTCATATGTTTATAACATTGTCAGAGTATCGTCAAGTAAGAGCTCAAATGAAGTCAAAGCAAGCGACTTGTCTGTCA GAGCTGAAGACTGCGAAAGTGGATTGTCTCAGCCGcaagaaaaaattgagaatgagCCTTAC CAGCTGAATAAAACCGAACTGAGTGAAAGGAATGCAGAAGAAACGGAAGAAGCTACCCGTGGCTCCCCCGTTAAG GTGTCTGGTTCAGATAAAATAAAGCAACGGCTAGAGACTCTCTTCAAGCAAATGCACCTGAAGAGACTATTTGCTCCATCAACAATCGGAGCG ATTGTTGGATTTGTGGTTGGACTTGAACCTCAAATTCGAAAACTGATGATCGGTGATGCAGCTCCTCTCCGTGTAATCCAGGATACTGCACTCTTGCTTGG GGATGGAGCTATTCCAGCCGTCACACTGGTCATGGGTGGGAACCTTTTAAAAG GTTTAAAAGGTTCAGGAATTCAGAAGTCCATTATTTTAGGCATTCTTATTGTTCGATATGTCGCCCTGCCTCTGATAGGCATTGGCGTTGTTAAAGGGGCACAAAAATTAGGCTTGGTGCATGATAATCCATTATATCGATTTGTTCTTCTGCTGCAGTTTTCACTTCCCCCTGCGATGAACATAG GAACAATGACTCAGTTGTTTGGGCTTGGAGAGAGTGAATGCTCTGTTATTATGCTATGGTGTTATGCGTTGGCTTCTGTATTCCTCACGTTGTGGTCGATGTTGTTCCTATGGCTGGTTTCTTGA